In the genome of Candoia aspera isolate rCanAsp1 chromosome 1, rCanAsp1.hap2, whole genome shotgun sequence, one region contains:
- the TTLL4 gene encoding tubulin monoglutamylase TTLL4 isoform X2, translating to MMAGHSKNAALTNSCSTAVITEGVGWLYMASAGPEAYSLSLKKRSQFQVRISPGRSVPPLTEKLHKSKSWYLAKQQVKPVWQLERNHVTTLQDTCPVHSGISSQHPCLLYPEPLCREAVLPSPLPPQAHSLPKFLGSTLLCRRSYFRHKPYRRLESICLQPSTLEKKPLCVPPIYHSVLSNTMSSSTVDPFLMPSTAGERSNPVSKGFLLSSGKPSSSVYRPVLNNNSFLRPASAKVPLQQQQPLPAENKKLKGLSRPPGFSWTHSGGNGDGSPVNLEKKLGKNSSSTFEQTCAKSPRSPIHNGMVLKSERPLWHLEDGETRSQNLKEQDARLTEAMRKLTANGIRKVSTYNEFGHRIDSSCLMNSSFHTNLFNRWKPHIVAQITPKEVPAPSSLNLEPGSRHQSLISTEVADVCTKRIDARFLASDSEMPNHSPLNQLVNPPTVNIGEQVVTTEVSPRMTVSEVETKISTLQLCMEAKWGQPTTVKDSDGVVNLPLLDQAEVEDVEEELPDGLEDACSQDEEGEEEDGEGESDGSSSSGLSPNGSVAVISRNCVEGLVPPLEGQERIIKPALTYSLFPNVSPTIYFGTRDERVEKLPWEQRRMLRWKMSTVTPNIVKQTIARSHFKISRRNNDWLGCWGHHMKSPGFRIVKEHQKLNHFPGSFQIGRKDRLWRNVSKMQLRFGKKEFNFLPQSFILPQDIKLLRKAWEDCGSRQKWIVKPPASARGIGIQVIHKWSQLPKRRPLLVQRYIHKPYLIGGSKFDLRIYVYVTCYDPLRVYLFKDGLVRFASCKYSSSMKSLSNKYMHLTNYSINKKNIEYKSNADETACQGHKWALKALWNYLTQKGVDSEAIWEKIKDIVVKTIIASEPYIINLVKMYVRRPYCCHELFGFDVMLDENLKPWILEVNISPSLHSNSPLDVSIKGQMVRDALNLAGFLLPNAEDVASPSGSASSSTTSLNTFMKEKNKPSVEMLTAEKTKKAYYLTQKVPEQEFCSTILDVLTPDDVRILVETEDEYARRGQFERVFPSRLSMHYLRFFEQPRYFNILTTQWELKYFLNRSKGVELLRNWCHKGFHNGIVTDSTVLWTLPRHHLYLKNELHINGLSKVEPGRNSKGPRDGEEPLRSPELNSCTQSLPQIKYTGAALKKSTIPHALSNSSVIK from the exons gctggcCATAGTAAAAATGCCGCTTTGACCAACTCCTGTTCAACAGCTGTGATCACAGAAGGAGTGGGATGGCTCTACATGGCCTCAGCAGGGCCAGAAGCCTATAGCCTAAGCCTCAAAAAAAGAAGCCAGTTCCAGGTGCGCATTTCACCGGGGCGGTCAGTGCCACCACTCACAGAAAAGCTCCACAAGAGCAAGTCTTGGTACCTTGCTAAGCAGCAAGTGAAGCCTGTTTGGCAGCTGGAACGAAATCATGTGACCACTTTGCAAGACACGTGCCCGGTCCACTCAGGGATCTCTTCCCAGCATCCCTGCCTCTTGTATCCAGAGCCGTTATGTAGGGAGGCAGTGCTCCCGAGCCCACTTCCGCCTCAGGCCCATTCTCTCCCAAAATTTCTTGGGAGCACCTTGCTCTGTCGACGGTCCTACTTTAGACACAAGCCCTATCGGAGGCTTGAGTCCATCTGCTTGCAGCCTAGCACCTTGGAGAAGAAACCTCTTTGTGTCCCACCTATCTATCATTCTGTCCTCAGTAATACCATGTCGTCTTCAACTGTGGATCCATTTCTTATGCCAAGCACAGCTGGGGAGCGTTCCAATCCAGTGTCAAAGGGTTTTCTCCTCAGCTCAGGGAAACCAAGCTCCAGTGTGTACAGACCAGTCCTAAACAATAACTCTTTTTTGAGGCCAGCTAGTGCAAAAGTGCctttgcagcagcagcaaccactACCAGCAGAAAATAAGAAGCTGAAAGGATTGTCAAGACCTCCAGGATTTTCCTGGACCCATTCTGGGGGAAACGGAGATGGCTCTCCTGTGAATCTAGAAAAGAAACTTGGAAAAAACAGCAGCTCAACCTTTGAGCAAACCTGTGCCAAATCTCCTCGCTCACCTATACACAATGGCATGGTTCTTAAATCAGAACGGCCATTGTGGCACCTTGAGGATGGTGAGACTAGATCACAGAATCTGAAAGAACAAGATGCACGGTTGACAGAAGCCATGAGGAAACTAACAGCAAACGGTATCCGGAAAGTTAGTACTTACAATGAGTTTGGTCACCGTATTGATAGCTCTTGCCTTATGAATTCCAGCTTCCATACTAATCTGTTCAATCGGTGGAAACCACACATTGTAGCTCAGATCACCCCAAAGGAAGTGCCAGCTCCCAGCTCCCTGAATTTAGAACCTGGTAGCCGCCATCAGAGCCTTATAAGCACAGAAGTTGCCGATGTCTGCACTAAGCGTATTGATGCTCGTTTCCTTGCCTCTGATTCTGAAATGCCCAACCATAGCCCCTTGAATCAATTGGTCAATCCCCCAACTGTGAATATTGGAGAACAGGTGGTAACAACAGAGGTGTCCCCACGAATGACAGTCTCGGAGGTAGAGACAAAAATTTCCACTCTTCAGTTATGCATGGAAGCAAAGTGGGGGCAGCCTACTACTGTGAAAGATTCTGA CGGTGTAGTCAATCTACCCTTGCTGGACCAAGCAGAAGTAGAGGATGTGGAAGAAGAACTTCCGGATGGCTTGGAAGATGCTTGCAGTCAGGAtgaggagggagaagaagaagatggggaag GTGAATCAGATGGTTCCTCATCATCTGGCTTATCCCCCAACGGTTCTGTTGCTGTCATATCTAG GAATTGTGTTGAGGGATTAGTGCCTCCACTTGAGGGCCAAGAGCGAATTATCAAGCCAGCTCTTACATATAGCCTCTTTCCCAATGTGTCTCCTACCATATATTTCGGAACCCGGGATGAGAGAG TGGAGAAGCTTCCTTGGGAACAGAGGAGGATGCTGCGATGGAAAATGAGTACAGTGACTCCAAACATTGTGAAGCAAACTATCGCCAGGTCCCACTTCAAAATCAGCAGAA GAAATAATGACTGGCTGGGTTGCTGGGGCCATCACATGAAGTCTCCTGGCTTCAGAATTGTCAAAGAACATCAGAAG TTGAACCACTTTCCTGGCTCATTCCAAATTGGTCGGAAAGACCGTCTGTGGAGAAATGTGTCCAAAATGCAACTGCGCTTTGGGAAAAAGGAGTTCAACTTTCTGCCCCAGTCTTTCATCCTCCCTCAAGATATCAAGCTGCTCAGGAAAGCTTGGGAAGATTGTGGGAGTCGTCAGAAATGGATTGTGAAGCCG ccagCTTCAGCTAGAGGCATTGGAATACAGGTCATCCATAAATGGAGCCAGCTGCCCAAGCGCAGACCACTGCTGGTGCAAAG ATACATACATAAGCCCTACCTCATTGGTGGAAGTAAGTTTGACCTAAGGATTTATGTTTACGTGACGTGCTATGATCCTCTACGCGTCTACTTGTTCAAAGATGGACTTGTTCGTTTTGCCAGCTGCAA ATACTCTTCTTCCATGAAAAGTCTCAGCAACAAGTACATGCACTTGACCAATTACAGTATCAACAAGAAAAACATTGAATACAAGTCTAATGCAGATGAAACTGCATGCCAGGGCCATAAGTG GGCACTAAAGGCACTTTGGAACTATTTGACCCAGAAAGGAGTTGATAGTGAAGCTATCTGGGAGAAGATAAAAGATATTGTTGTCAAAACCATCATTGC GTCAGAGCCCTACATAATCAACCTTGTGAAGATGTATGTGCGGCGTCCTTATTGCTGCCATGAGCTGTTTGGTTTTGATGTTATGCTGGATGAGAACCTTAAGCCATGGATCCTGGAAGTCAACATCTCCCCTAG ccTTCATTCAAATTCTCCTCTTGATGTGAGCATCAAAGGCCAAATGGTCAGGGATGCCCTTAACTTGGCTGGCTTTCTCTTGCCTAATGCAGAAGATGTGGCTTCGCCTTCTGGAAGTGCCAGCAGCTCCACAACCAG CTTGAACACTTTCATGAAGGAAAAGAACAAGCCATCTGTGGAGATGCTTActgctgagaaaacaaaaaaagcctaTTACTTGACTCAGAAAGTGCCAGAGCAG GAATTCTGTTCCACAATCCTGGATGTTCTGACCCCAGATGATGTGCGTATCCTGGTAGAGACAGAGGATGAGTATGCTCGACGTGGGCAGTTTGAGCGAGTCTTCCCCTCACGCCTTTCCATGCACTATTTACGCTTCTTTGAGCAGCCGCGATACTTCAACATCCTTACTACACAGTGGGAACTGAAATATTTCTTGAACAGAtccaaag GAGTGGAGCTGCTCAGAAATTGGTGTCACAAAGGTTTTCACAACGGAATAGTAACAGATTCTACAGTGCTG TGGACACTGCCAAGACATCACCTGTATTTGAAGAATGAACTCCATATAAATGGCTTGAGCAAAGTGGAGCCAGGCAGAAACAG CAAAGGCCCACGAGATGGAGAGGAGCCACTCCGAAGCCCTGAGCTGAATTCTTGCACTCAAAGCTTACCTCAGATTAAGTACACTGGTGCAGCTCTCAAGAAGTCCACCATCCCTCATGCCCTCAGCAACTCAAGTGTGATAAAGTGA
- the TTLL4 gene encoding tubulin monoglutamylase TTLL4 isoform X4 gives MASAGPEAYSLSLKKRSQFQVRISPGRSVPPLTEKLHKSKSWYLAKQQVKPVWQLERNHVTTLQDTCPVHSGISSQHPCLLYPEPLCREAVLPSPLPPQAHSLPKFLGSTLLCRRSYFRHKPYRRLESICLQPSTLEKKPLCVPPIYHSVLSNTMSSSTVDPFLMPSTAGERSNPVSKGFLLSSGKPSSSVYRPVLNNNSFLRPASAKVPLQQQQPLPAENKKLKGLSRPPGFSWTHSGGNGDGSPVNLEKKLGKNSSSTFEQTCAKSPRSPIHNGMVLKSERPLWHLEDGETRSQNLKEQDARLTEAMRKLTANGIRKVSTYNEFGHRIDSSCLMNSSFHTNLFNRWKPHIVAQITPKEVPAPSSLNLEPGSRHQSLISTEVADVCTKRIDARFLASDSEMPNHSPLNQLVNPPTVNIGEQVVTTEVSPRMTVSEVETKISTLQLCMEAKWGQPTTVKDSDGVVNLPLLDQAEVEDVEEELPDGLEDACSQDEEGEEEDGEGESDGSSSSGLSPNGSVAVISRNCVEGLVPPLEGQERIIKPALTYSLFPNVSPTIYFGTRDERVEKLPWEQRRMLRWKMSTVTPNIVKQTIARSHFKISRRNNDWLGCWGHHMKSPGFRIVKEHQKLNHFPGSFQIGRKDRLWRNVSKMQLRFGKKEFNFLPQSFILPQDIKLLRKAWEDCGSRQKWIVKPPASARGIGIQVIHKWSQLPKRRPLLVQRYIHKPYLIGGSKFDLRIYVYVTCYDPLRVYLFKDGLVRFASCKYSSSMKSLSNKYMHLTNYSINKKNIEYKSNADETACQGHKWALKALWNYLTQKGVDSEAIWEKIKDIVVKTIIASEPYIINLVKMYVRRPYCCHELFGFDVMLDENLKPWILEVNISPSLHSNSPLDVSIKGQMVRDALNLAGFLLPNAEDVASPSGSASSSTTSLNTFMKEKNKPSVEMLTAEKTKKAYYLTQKVPEQEFCSTILDVLTPDDVRILVETEDEYARRGQFERVFPSRLSMHYLRFFEQPRYFNILTTQWELKYFLNRSKGVELLRNWCHKGFHNGIVTDSTVLWTLPRHHLYLKNELHINGLSKVEPGRNSSKGPRDGEEPLRSPELNSCTQSLPQIKYTGAALKKSTIPHALSNSSVIK, from the exons ATGGCCTCAGCAGGGCCAGAAGCCTATAGCCTAAGCCTCAAAAAAAGAAGCCAGTTCCAGGTGCGCATTTCACCGGGGCGGTCAGTGCCACCACTCACAGAAAAGCTCCACAAGAGCAAGTCTTGGTACCTTGCTAAGCAGCAAGTGAAGCCTGTTTGGCAGCTGGAACGAAATCATGTGACCACTTTGCAAGACACGTGCCCGGTCCACTCAGGGATCTCTTCCCAGCATCCCTGCCTCTTGTATCCAGAGCCGTTATGTAGGGAGGCAGTGCTCCCGAGCCCACTTCCGCCTCAGGCCCATTCTCTCCCAAAATTTCTTGGGAGCACCTTGCTCTGTCGACGGTCCTACTTTAGACACAAGCCCTATCGGAGGCTTGAGTCCATCTGCTTGCAGCCTAGCACCTTGGAGAAGAAACCTCTTTGTGTCCCACCTATCTATCATTCTGTCCTCAGTAATACCATGTCGTCTTCAACTGTGGATCCATTTCTTATGCCAAGCACAGCTGGGGAGCGTTCCAATCCAGTGTCAAAGGGTTTTCTCCTCAGCTCAGGGAAACCAAGCTCCAGTGTGTACAGACCAGTCCTAAACAATAACTCTTTTTTGAGGCCAGCTAGTGCAAAAGTGCctttgcagcagcagcaaccactACCAGCAGAAAATAAGAAGCTGAAAGGATTGTCAAGACCTCCAGGATTTTCCTGGACCCATTCTGGGGGAAACGGAGATGGCTCTCCTGTGAATCTAGAAAAGAAACTTGGAAAAAACAGCAGCTCAACCTTTGAGCAAACCTGTGCCAAATCTCCTCGCTCACCTATACACAATGGCATGGTTCTTAAATCAGAACGGCCATTGTGGCACCTTGAGGATGGTGAGACTAGATCACAGAATCTGAAAGAACAAGATGCACGGTTGACAGAAGCCATGAGGAAACTAACAGCAAACGGTATCCGGAAAGTTAGTACTTACAATGAGTTTGGTCACCGTATTGATAGCTCTTGCCTTATGAATTCCAGCTTCCATACTAATCTGTTCAATCGGTGGAAACCACACATTGTAGCTCAGATCACCCCAAAGGAAGTGCCAGCTCCCAGCTCCCTGAATTTAGAACCTGGTAGCCGCCATCAGAGCCTTATAAGCACAGAAGTTGCCGATGTCTGCACTAAGCGTATTGATGCTCGTTTCCTTGCCTCTGATTCTGAAATGCCCAACCATAGCCCCTTGAATCAATTGGTCAATCCCCCAACTGTGAATATTGGAGAACAGGTGGTAACAACAGAGGTGTCCCCACGAATGACAGTCTCGGAGGTAGAGACAAAAATTTCCACTCTTCAGTTATGCATGGAAGCAAAGTGGGGGCAGCCTACTACTGTGAAAGATTCTGA CGGTGTAGTCAATCTACCCTTGCTGGACCAAGCAGAAGTAGAGGATGTGGAAGAAGAACTTCCGGATGGCTTGGAAGATGCTTGCAGTCAGGAtgaggagggagaagaagaagatggggaag GTGAATCAGATGGTTCCTCATCATCTGGCTTATCCCCCAACGGTTCTGTTGCTGTCATATCTAG GAATTGTGTTGAGGGATTAGTGCCTCCACTTGAGGGCCAAGAGCGAATTATCAAGCCAGCTCTTACATATAGCCTCTTTCCCAATGTGTCTCCTACCATATATTTCGGAACCCGGGATGAGAGAG TGGAGAAGCTTCCTTGGGAACAGAGGAGGATGCTGCGATGGAAAATGAGTACAGTGACTCCAAACATTGTGAAGCAAACTATCGCCAGGTCCCACTTCAAAATCAGCAGAA GAAATAATGACTGGCTGGGTTGCTGGGGCCATCACATGAAGTCTCCTGGCTTCAGAATTGTCAAAGAACATCAGAAG TTGAACCACTTTCCTGGCTCATTCCAAATTGGTCGGAAAGACCGTCTGTGGAGAAATGTGTCCAAAATGCAACTGCGCTTTGGGAAAAAGGAGTTCAACTTTCTGCCCCAGTCTTTCATCCTCCCTCAAGATATCAAGCTGCTCAGGAAAGCTTGGGAAGATTGTGGGAGTCGTCAGAAATGGATTGTGAAGCCG ccagCTTCAGCTAGAGGCATTGGAATACAGGTCATCCATAAATGGAGCCAGCTGCCCAAGCGCAGACCACTGCTGGTGCAAAG ATACATACATAAGCCCTACCTCATTGGTGGAAGTAAGTTTGACCTAAGGATTTATGTTTACGTGACGTGCTATGATCCTCTACGCGTCTACTTGTTCAAAGATGGACTTGTTCGTTTTGCCAGCTGCAA ATACTCTTCTTCCATGAAAAGTCTCAGCAACAAGTACATGCACTTGACCAATTACAGTATCAACAAGAAAAACATTGAATACAAGTCTAATGCAGATGAAACTGCATGCCAGGGCCATAAGTG GGCACTAAAGGCACTTTGGAACTATTTGACCCAGAAAGGAGTTGATAGTGAAGCTATCTGGGAGAAGATAAAAGATATTGTTGTCAAAACCATCATTGC GTCAGAGCCCTACATAATCAACCTTGTGAAGATGTATGTGCGGCGTCCTTATTGCTGCCATGAGCTGTTTGGTTTTGATGTTATGCTGGATGAGAACCTTAAGCCATGGATCCTGGAAGTCAACATCTCCCCTAG ccTTCATTCAAATTCTCCTCTTGATGTGAGCATCAAAGGCCAAATGGTCAGGGATGCCCTTAACTTGGCTGGCTTTCTCTTGCCTAATGCAGAAGATGTGGCTTCGCCTTCTGGAAGTGCCAGCAGCTCCACAACCAG CTTGAACACTTTCATGAAGGAAAAGAACAAGCCATCTGTGGAGATGCTTActgctgagaaaacaaaaaaagcctaTTACTTGACTCAGAAAGTGCCAGAGCAG GAATTCTGTTCCACAATCCTGGATGTTCTGACCCCAGATGATGTGCGTATCCTGGTAGAGACAGAGGATGAGTATGCTCGACGTGGGCAGTTTGAGCGAGTCTTCCCCTCACGCCTTTCCATGCACTATTTACGCTTCTTTGAGCAGCCGCGATACTTCAACATCCTTACTACACAGTGGGAACTGAAATATTTCTTGAACAGAtccaaag GAGTGGAGCTGCTCAGAAATTGGTGTCACAAAGGTTTTCACAACGGAATAGTAACAGATTCTACAGTGCTG TGGACACTGCCAAGACATCACCTGTATTTGAAGAATGAACTCCATATAAATGGCTTGAGCAAAGTGGAGCCAGGCAGAAACAG CAGCAAAGGCCCACGAGATGGAGAGGAGCCACTCCGAAGCCCTGAGCTGAATTCTTGCACTCAAAGCTTACCTCAGATTAAGTACACTGGTGCAGCTCTCAAGAAGTCCACCATCCCTCATGCCCTCAGCAACTCAAGTGTGATAAAGTGA
- the TTLL4 gene encoding tubulin monoglutamylase TTLL4 isoform X1, with protein MMAGHSKNAALTNSCSTAVITEGVGWLYMASAGPEAYSLSLKKRSQFQVRISPGRSVPPLTEKLHKSKSWYLAKQQVKPVWQLERNHVTTLQDTCPVHSGISSQHPCLLYPEPLCREAVLPSPLPPQAHSLPKFLGSTLLCRRSYFRHKPYRRLESICLQPSTLEKKPLCVPPIYHSVLSNTMSSSTVDPFLMPSTAGERSNPVSKGFLLSSGKPSSSVYRPVLNNNSFLRPASAKVPLQQQQPLPAENKKLKGLSRPPGFSWTHSGGNGDGSPVNLEKKLGKNSSSTFEQTCAKSPRSPIHNGMVLKSERPLWHLEDGETRSQNLKEQDARLTEAMRKLTANGIRKVSTYNEFGHRIDSSCLMNSSFHTNLFNRWKPHIVAQITPKEVPAPSSLNLEPGSRHQSLISTEVADVCTKRIDARFLASDSEMPNHSPLNQLVNPPTVNIGEQVVTTEVSPRMTVSEVETKISTLQLCMEAKWGQPTTVKDSDGVVNLPLLDQAEVEDVEEELPDGLEDACSQDEEGEEEDGEGESDGSSSSGLSPNGSVAVISRNCVEGLVPPLEGQERIIKPALTYSLFPNVSPTIYFGTRDERVEKLPWEQRRMLRWKMSTVTPNIVKQTIARSHFKISRRNNDWLGCWGHHMKSPGFRIVKEHQKLNHFPGSFQIGRKDRLWRNVSKMQLRFGKKEFNFLPQSFILPQDIKLLRKAWEDCGSRQKWIVKPPASARGIGIQVIHKWSQLPKRRPLLVQRYIHKPYLIGGSKFDLRIYVYVTCYDPLRVYLFKDGLVRFASCKYSSSMKSLSNKYMHLTNYSINKKNIEYKSNADETACQGHKWALKALWNYLTQKGVDSEAIWEKIKDIVVKTIIASEPYIINLVKMYVRRPYCCHELFGFDVMLDENLKPWILEVNISPSLHSNSPLDVSIKGQMVRDALNLAGFLLPNAEDVASPSGSASSSTTSLNTFMKEKNKPSVEMLTAEKTKKAYYLTQKVPEQEFCSTILDVLTPDDVRILVETEDEYARRGQFERVFPSRLSMHYLRFFEQPRYFNILTTQWELKYFLNRSKGVELLRNWCHKGFHNGIVTDSTVLWTLPRHHLYLKNELHINGLSKVEPGRNSSKGPRDGEEPLRSPELNSCTQSLPQIKYTGAALKKSTIPHALSNSSVIK; from the exons gctggcCATAGTAAAAATGCCGCTTTGACCAACTCCTGTTCAACAGCTGTGATCACAGAAGGAGTGGGATGGCTCTACATGGCCTCAGCAGGGCCAGAAGCCTATAGCCTAAGCCTCAAAAAAAGAAGCCAGTTCCAGGTGCGCATTTCACCGGGGCGGTCAGTGCCACCACTCACAGAAAAGCTCCACAAGAGCAAGTCTTGGTACCTTGCTAAGCAGCAAGTGAAGCCTGTTTGGCAGCTGGAACGAAATCATGTGACCACTTTGCAAGACACGTGCCCGGTCCACTCAGGGATCTCTTCCCAGCATCCCTGCCTCTTGTATCCAGAGCCGTTATGTAGGGAGGCAGTGCTCCCGAGCCCACTTCCGCCTCAGGCCCATTCTCTCCCAAAATTTCTTGGGAGCACCTTGCTCTGTCGACGGTCCTACTTTAGACACAAGCCCTATCGGAGGCTTGAGTCCATCTGCTTGCAGCCTAGCACCTTGGAGAAGAAACCTCTTTGTGTCCCACCTATCTATCATTCTGTCCTCAGTAATACCATGTCGTCTTCAACTGTGGATCCATTTCTTATGCCAAGCACAGCTGGGGAGCGTTCCAATCCAGTGTCAAAGGGTTTTCTCCTCAGCTCAGGGAAACCAAGCTCCAGTGTGTACAGACCAGTCCTAAACAATAACTCTTTTTTGAGGCCAGCTAGTGCAAAAGTGCctttgcagcagcagcaaccactACCAGCAGAAAATAAGAAGCTGAAAGGATTGTCAAGACCTCCAGGATTTTCCTGGACCCATTCTGGGGGAAACGGAGATGGCTCTCCTGTGAATCTAGAAAAGAAACTTGGAAAAAACAGCAGCTCAACCTTTGAGCAAACCTGTGCCAAATCTCCTCGCTCACCTATACACAATGGCATGGTTCTTAAATCAGAACGGCCATTGTGGCACCTTGAGGATGGTGAGACTAGATCACAGAATCTGAAAGAACAAGATGCACGGTTGACAGAAGCCATGAGGAAACTAACAGCAAACGGTATCCGGAAAGTTAGTACTTACAATGAGTTTGGTCACCGTATTGATAGCTCTTGCCTTATGAATTCCAGCTTCCATACTAATCTGTTCAATCGGTGGAAACCACACATTGTAGCTCAGATCACCCCAAAGGAAGTGCCAGCTCCCAGCTCCCTGAATTTAGAACCTGGTAGCCGCCATCAGAGCCTTATAAGCACAGAAGTTGCCGATGTCTGCACTAAGCGTATTGATGCTCGTTTCCTTGCCTCTGATTCTGAAATGCCCAACCATAGCCCCTTGAATCAATTGGTCAATCCCCCAACTGTGAATATTGGAGAACAGGTGGTAACAACAGAGGTGTCCCCACGAATGACAGTCTCGGAGGTAGAGACAAAAATTTCCACTCTTCAGTTATGCATGGAAGCAAAGTGGGGGCAGCCTACTACTGTGAAAGATTCTGA CGGTGTAGTCAATCTACCCTTGCTGGACCAAGCAGAAGTAGAGGATGTGGAAGAAGAACTTCCGGATGGCTTGGAAGATGCTTGCAGTCAGGAtgaggagggagaagaagaagatggggaag GTGAATCAGATGGTTCCTCATCATCTGGCTTATCCCCCAACGGTTCTGTTGCTGTCATATCTAG GAATTGTGTTGAGGGATTAGTGCCTCCACTTGAGGGCCAAGAGCGAATTATCAAGCCAGCTCTTACATATAGCCTCTTTCCCAATGTGTCTCCTACCATATATTTCGGAACCCGGGATGAGAGAG TGGAGAAGCTTCCTTGGGAACAGAGGAGGATGCTGCGATGGAAAATGAGTACAGTGACTCCAAACATTGTGAAGCAAACTATCGCCAGGTCCCACTTCAAAATCAGCAGAA GAAATAATGACTGGCTGGGTTGCTGGGGCCATCACATGAAGTCTCCTGGCTTCAGAATTGTCAAAGAACATCAGAAG TTGAACCACTTTCCTGGCTCATTCCAAATTGGTCGGAAAGACCGTCTGTGGAGAAATGTGTCCAAAATGCAACTGCGCTTTGGGAAAAAGGAGTTCAACTTTCTGCCCCAGTCTTTCATCCTCCCTCAAGATATCAAGCTGCTCAGGAAAGCTTGGGAAGATTGTGGGAGTCGTCAGAAATGGATTGTGAAGCCG ccagCTTCAGCTAGAGGCATTGGAATACAGGTCATCCATAAATGGAGCCAGCTGCCCAAGCGCAGACCACTGCTGGTGCAAAG ATACATACATAAGCCCTACCTCATTGGTGGAAGTAAGTTTGACCTAAGGATTTATGTTTACGTGACGTGCTATGATCCTCTACGCGTCTACTTGTTCAAAGATGGACTTGTTCGTTTTGCCAGCTGCAA ATACTCTTCTTCCATGAAAAGTCTCAGCAACAAGTACATGCACTTGACCAATTACAGTATCAACAAGAAAAACATTGAATACAAGTCTAATGCAGATGAAACTGCATGCCAGGGCCATAAGTG GGCACTAAAGGCACTTTGGAACTATTTGACCCAGAAAGGAGTTGATAGTGAAGCTATCTGGGAGAAGATAAAAGATATTGTTGTCAAAACCATCATTGC GTCAGAGCCCTACATAATCAACCTTGTGAAGATGTATGTGCGGCGTCCTTATTGCTGCCATGAGCTGTTTGGTTTTGATGTTATGCTGGATGAGAACCTTAAGCCATGGATCCTGGAAGTCAACATCTCCCCTAG ccTTCATTCAAATTCTCCTCTTGATGTGAGCATCAAAGGCCAAATGGTCAGGGATGCCCTTAACTTGGCTGGCTTTCTCTTGCCTAATGCAGAAGATGTGGCTTCGCCTTCTGGAAGTGCCAGCAGCTCCACAACCAG CTTGAACACTTTCATGAAGGAAAAGAACAAGCCATCTGTGGAGATGCTTActgctgagaaaacaaaaaaagcctaTTACTTGACTCAGAAAGTGCCAGAGCAG GAATTCTGTTCCACAATCCTGGATGTTCTGACCCCAGATGATGTGCGTATCCTGGTAGAGACAGAGGATGAGTATGCTCGACGTGGGCAGTTTGAGCGAGTCTTCCCCTCACGCCTTTCCATGCACTATTTACGCTTCTTTGAGCAGCCGCGATACTTCAACATCCTTACTACACAGTGGGAACTGAAATATTTCTTGAACAGAtccaaag GAGTGGAGCTGCTCAGAAATTGGTGTCACAAAGGTTTTCACAACGGAATAGTAACAGATTCTACAGTGCTG TGGACACTGCCAAGACATCACCTGTATTTGAAGAATGAACTCCATATAAATGGCTTGAGCAAAGTGGAGCCAGGCAGAAACAG CAGCAAAGGCCCACGAGATGGAGAGGAGCCACTCCGAAGCCCTGAGCTGAATTCTTGCACTCAAAGCTTACCTCAGATTAAGTACACTGGTGCAGCTCTCAAGAAGTCCACCATCCCTCATGCCCTCAGCAACTCAAGTGTGATAAAGTGA